Proteins from one Cryptomeria japonica chromosome 4, Sugi_1.0, whole genome shotgun sequence genomic window:
- the LOC131047716 gene encoding early nodulin-75-like, with the protein MAFALHHFLLSIIFFACVSVSLSEGPFPPSHHNEKPPPELRPPTLPPPLHKPQPHYPSPFVPKLPPLHKPPFEGKTPMKDVHPPTLPKPKPQPQPHHPAPFIPKPPPLHKPLSERKPPMKDAHPPTFPKPQPQPHHPSPFVSKPPPLHNPPFEKKPLMKDGHFSFAAGAHQSPPLPNVKPPVIPKPPPVHGKVPPHNINENSTSSSHEKPHPPLKKSPPKLVIKPPPKHGHYNPPLMHKSPPPYPTH; encoded by the coding sequence ATGGCTTTcgctcttcatcattttctcttatCTATCATATTCTTTGCATGTGTCTCAGTGTCTTTATCCGAGGGTCCATTCCCTCCTTCCCACCACAATGAAAAGCCTCCCCCAGAACTTCGCCCTCCTACGCTTCCACCGCCACTTCACAAACCACAACCACATTATCCTTCTCCCTTTGTTCCGAAGCTTCCACCACTTCATAAGCCCCCATTTGAAGGGAAAACTCCCATGAAAGATGTTCACCCTCCAACACTTCCAAAGCCAAAGCCACAACCACAACCACACCACCCTGCTCCTTTTATTCCAAAGCCACCTCCCCTTCACAAGCCCCTATCTGAAAGAAAACCTCCCATGAAAGATGCTCACCCTCCAACATTTCCAAAGCCACAACCACAACCACACCACCCTTCTCCATTTGTTTCAAAGCCACCACCCCTTCACAATCCTCCTTTTGAAAAGAAACCTCTTATGAAAGATGGTCACTTCTCTTTTGCTGCTGGTGCTCATCAATCTCCTCCCCTTCCCAACGTCAAACCACCTGTCATTCCCAAGCCCCCACCAGTGCATGGAAAGGTGCCTCCTCATAACATCAATGAGAACTCCACATCTTCCTCCCATGAAAAGCCTCATCCTCCCTTGAAGAAATCTCCTCCCAAGCTAGTAATAAAGCCCCCACCAAAGCATGGACACTACAATCCTCCTCTGATGCATAAGTCTCCTCCACCTTATCCTACTCATTAG